From the genome of Nicotiana sylvestris chromosome 2, ASM39365v2, whole genome shotgun sequence, one region includes:
- the LOC138885108 gene encoding uncharacterized protein yields MYNAVANGLAEAFNKTLCNLLKKVVSNSKRDWNDCMEEALWAYRTTHRTPTQATPYSLVYVVKAVLPLERQIPSLRLGIQEGITDEENARLRLAELEALDEKRLEAQQSLKWKFTSKWDGPYVVREAYSSGDYKLVDADGMRTALSMASF; encoded by the exons atgtacaatgctgtcgccaatggtctagctgaggcattcaacaaaacTTTATGCAACTTGCTAAAGAAAGTCGTCTCCAAttccaaacgagattggaatgactgcatggaagaagctctatgggcatataggacgactcaccgcacgccaacacaagcgactccttattcactcgtttatgTAGTCAAAGCCGTTttgccacttgagcgtcaaataccttcattacgactaggtattcaagaagggatcactgatgaagaaaatgctcgacttcgattagcagagttggaggctcttgatgagaaaaggttggaagctcaacagagtcttaAAT ggaagttcacttcaaaatgggatgggccatatgtcgtacgAGAAGCTTATTCAAGTGGGGATTACAAGCTAGTTGATGCAGATGGCATGAGAACTgccctatcaatggcaagtttttga